The Temnothorax longispinosus isolate EJ_2023e chromosome 7, Tlon_JGU_v1, whole genome shotgun sequence genome contains a region encoding:
- the Pli gene encoding protein pellino isoform X5: protein MVIRYNGYLPPGDRGRRRSKFVLYKRPVPNGVKRSKHYIVKTPHSSQAILNTKQHSISYTLSRTQAVIVEYTEDEKTDMFQIGRSSESPIDFVVMDTCAGGGDGGPANEGRVAQSTISRFACRILADRSDPRVARIYAAGFDSSRNIFLGEKATKWQENREIDGLTTNGVLIMHPRGQFCGGEAQCGFWREVSVGGGVFSLRESRSAQQKGNVVEDESNVLQDGTLIDLCGATLLWRSAEGLAKSPTKQDLEELVDAINAGRPQCPVGLNTLVIPRKAASDSTQQQPYVYLKCGHVQGHHDWGQEKDKVTRRCPMCLVAGAVVKLSMGIEPAFYVDCGPPTYAFSPCGHMATEKTVKYWEKVAIPHGTNGYIAICPFCAVPLEGTPGYVKLIFQDNVD from the exons GTACAATGGCTACCTTCCACCTGGTGATAGGGGAAGAAGGAGAAGTAAATTCGTATTATACAAAAGACCCGTGCCAAATGGTGTTAAACGTAGCAAGCACTACATCGTTAAAACGCCCCACAGTTCGCAAGCCATTCTCAACACGAAGCAGCACTCGATTTCGTACACACTCTCCCGGACACAGGCTGTTATTGTCGAATACACGGAAGATGAAAAAACGGACATGTTTCAG ATCGGTCGTTCGTCCGAGTCGCCAATCGATTTCGTAGTGATGGACACGTGTGCGGGCGGTGGCGACGGCGGGCCTGCTAACGAAGGACGCGTCGCCCAAAGCACCATCAGCAGGTTCGCTTGTCGAATCCTGGCGGACCGATCGGACCCTAGAGTCGCCAGGATCTATGCCGCGGGCTTCGACAGTTCGAGGAACATATTTTTAGGG GAAAAAGCAACCAAATGGCAGGAAAATCGCGAGATCGATGGACTTACGACAAACGGAGTCCTGATAATGCATCCGCGGGGCCAGTTCTGTGGTGGTGAGGCCCAATGCGGTTTCTGGCGGGAAGTTAGCGTAGGTGGCGGAGTTTTCTCGCTCAGAGAAAGTAGGAGCGCTCAGCAGAAGGGTAATGTCGTGGAAGATGAGAGCAATGTTCTGCAAGATGGTACTCTCATCGACCTCTGTGGCGCTACTTTGCTCTGGCGATCAGCCGAAGGCCTCGCGAAGTCTCCG ACGAAACAGGATCTAGAGGAATTAGTTGACGCTATAAACGCCGGCAGGCCGCAGTGCCCTGTGGGCTTGAACACCTTGGTCATACCACGCAAAGCAGCTTCGGATTCGACGCAGCAGCAGCCATACGTTTACCTTAAATGCGGTCATGTACAAGGGCATCACGATTGGGGCCAGGAAAAGGATAAGGTTACGAGAAGGTGTCCCATGTGCCTTGTCGCAGGGGCGGTAGTCAAATTGTCTATGGGAATAGAGCCTGCCTTTTACGTAGACTGCGGACCGCCCACTTACGCATTTAGTCCCTGTGGACATATGGCTACAGAGAAAACTGTCAA ATACTGGGAAAAAGTAGCCATTCCACACGGCACAAACGGCTATATCGCGATCTGTCCCTTCTGCGCGGTACCGCTCGAGGGAACGCCAGGATAtgtaaaactaatttttcagGATAatgtagattga
- the Pli gene encoding protein pellino isoform X3 produces the protein MVIRSDGGSSESPLLVEEGETVGAPHSPRNIHSHSHSHGNPHRSHSYHHEKPKQLVKYGELVILGYNGYLPPGDRGRRRSKFVLYKRPVPNGVKRSKHYIVKTPHSSQAILNTKQHSISYTLSRTQAVIVEYTEDEKTDMFQIGRSSESPIDFVVMDTCAGGGDGGPANEGRVAQSTISRFACRILADRSDPRVARIYAAGFDSSRNIFLGEKATKWQENREIDGLTTNGVLIMHPRGQFCGGEAQCGFWREVSVGGGVFSLRESRSAQQKGNVVEDESNVLQDGTLIDLCGATLLWRSAEGLAKSPTKQDLEELVDAINAGRPQCPVGLNTLVIPRKAASDSTQQQPYVYLKCGHVQGHHDWGQEKDKVTRRCPMCLVAGAVVKLSMGIEPAFYVDCGPPTYAFSPCGHMATEKTVKYWEKVAIPHGTNGYIAICPFCAVPLEGTPGYVKLIFQDNVD, from the exons ATCCGACGGCGGTAGTAGCGAGAGCCCATTGCTCGTGGAAGAAGGTGAGACAGTCGGTGCACCTCACAGTCCACGCAATATACACAGTCACAGCCATTCACATGGCAATCCACACCGATCTCACAGTTATCATCATGAAAAGCCCAAACAATTAGTGAAATACGGCGAACTAGTTATACTTGG GTACAATGGCTACCTTCCACCTGGTGATAGGGGAAGAAGGAGAAGTAAATTCGTATTATACAAAAGACCCGTGCCAAATGGTGTTAAACGTAGCAAGCACTACATCGTTAAAACGCCCCACAGTTCGCAAGCCATTCTCAACACGAAGCAGCACTCGATTTCGTACACACTCTCCCGGACACAGGCTGTTATTGTCGAATACACGGAAGATGAAAAAACGGACATGTTTCAG ATCGGTCGTTCGTCCGAGTCGCCAATCGATTTCGTAGTGATGGACACGTGTGCGGGCGGTGGCGACGGCGGGCCTGCTAACGAAGGACGCGTCGCCCAAAGCACCATCAGCAGGTTCGCTTGTCGAATCCTGGCGGACCGATCGGACCCTAGAGTCGCCAGGATCTATGCCGCGGGCTTCGACAGTTCGAGGAACATATTTTTAGGG GAAAAAGCAACCAAATGGCAGGAAAATCGCGAGATCGATGGACTTACGACAAACGGAGTCCTGATAATGCATCCGCGGGGCCAGTTCTGTGGTGGTGAGGCCCAATGCGGTTTCTGGCGGGAAGTTAGCGTAGGTGGCGGAGTTTTCTCGCTCAGAGAAAGTAGGAGCGCTCAGCAGAAGGGTAATGTCGTGGAAGATGAGAGCAATGTTCTGCAAGATGGTACTCTCATCGACCTCTGTGGCGCTACTTTGCTCTGGCGATCAGCCGAAGGCCTCGCGAAGTCTCCG ACGAAACAGGATCTAGAGGAATTAGTTGACGCTATAAACGCCGGCAGGCCGCAGTGCCCTGTGGGCTTGAACACCTTGGTCATACCACGCAAAGCAGCTTCGGATTCGACGCAGCAGCAGCCATACGTTTACCTTAAATGCGGTCATGTACAAGGGCATCACGATTGGGGCCAGGAAAAGGATAAGGTTACGAGAAGGTGTCCCATGTGCCTTGTCGCAGGGGCGGTAGTCAAATTGTCTATGGGAATAGAGCCTGCCTTTTACGTAGACTGCGGACCGCCCACTTACGCATTTAGTCCCTGTGGACATATGGCTACAGAGAAAACTGTCAA ATACTGGGAAAAAGTAGCCATTCCACACGGCACAAACGGCTATATCGCGATCTGTCCCTTCTGCGCGGTACCGCTCGAGGGAACGCCAGGATAtgtaaaactaatttttcagGATAatgtagattga
- the Pli gene encoding protein pellino isoform X2 — translation MPVTKRIPYPSRSDGGSSESPLLVEEGETVGAPHSPRNIHSHSHSHGNPHRSHSYHHEKPKQLVKYGELVILGYNGYLPPGDRGRRRSKFVLYKRPVPNGVKRSKHYIVKTPHSSQAILNTKQHSISYTLSRTQAVIVEYTEDEKTDMFQIGRSSESPIDFVVMDTCAGGGDGGPANEGRVAQSTISRFACRILADRSDPRVARIYAAGFDSSRNIFLGEKATKWQENREIDGLTTNGVLIMHPRGQFCGGEAQCGFWREVSVGGGVFSLRESRSAQQKGNVVEDESNVLQDGTLIDLCGATLLWRSAEGLAKSPTKQDLEELVDAINAGRPQCPVGLNTLVIPRKAASDSTQQQPYVYLKCGHVQGHHDWGQEKDKVTRRCPMCLVAGAVVKLSMGIEPAFYVDCGPPTYAFSPCGHMATEKTVKYWEKVAIPHGTNGYIAICPFCAVPLEGTPGYVKLIFQDNVD, via the exons ATCCGACGGCGGTAGTAGCGAGAGCCCATTGCTCGTGGAAGAAGGTGAGACAGTCGGTGCACCTCACAGTCCACGCAATATACACAGTCACAGCCATTCACATGGCAATCCACACCGATCTCACAGTTATCATCATGAAAAGCCCAAACAATTAGTGAAATACGGCGAACTAGTTATACTTGG GTACAATGGCTACCTTCCACCTGGTGATAGGGGAAGAAGGAGAAGTAAATTCGTATTATACAAAAGACCCGTGCCAAATGGTGTTAAACGTAGCAAGCACTACATCGTTAAAACGCCCCACAGTTCGCAAGCCATTCTCAACACGAAGCAGCACTCGATTTCGTACACACTCTCCCGGACACAGGCTGTTATTGTCGAATACACGGAAGATGAAAAAACGGACATGTTTCAG ATCGGTCGTTCGTCCGAGTCGCCAATCGATTTCGTAGTGATGGACACGTGTGCGGGCGGTGGCGACGGCGGGCCTGCTAACGAAGGACGCGTCGCCCAAAGCACCATCAGCAGGTTCGCTTGTCGAATCCTGGCGGACCGATCGGACCCTAGAGTCGCCAGGATCTATGCCGCGGGCTTCGACAGTTCGAGGAACATATTTTTAGGG GAAAAAGCAACCAAATGGCAGGAAAATCGCGAGATCGATGGACTTACGACAAACGGAGTCCTGATAATGCATCCGCGGGGCCAGTTCTGTGGTGGTGAGGCCCAATGCGGTTTCTGGCGGGAAGTTAGCGTAGGTGGCGGAGTTTTCTCGCTCAGAGAAAGTAGGAGCGCTCAGCAGAAGGGTAATGTCGTGGAAGATGAGAGCAATGTTCTGCAAGATGGTACTCTCATCGACCTCTGTGGCGCTACTTTGCTCTGGCGATCAGCCGAAGGCCTCGCGAAGTCTCCG ACGAAACAGGATCTAGAGGAATTAGTTGACGCTATAAACGCCGGCAGGCCGCAGTGCCCTGTGGGCTTGAACACCTTGGTCATACCACGCAAAGCAGCTTCGGATTCGACGCAGCAGCAGCCATACGTTTACCTTAAATGCGGTCATGTACAAGGGCATCACGATTGGGGCCAGGAAAAGGATAAGGTTACGAGAAGGTGTCCCATGTGCCTTGTCGCAGGGGCGGTAGTCAAATTGTCTATGGGAATAGAGCCTGCCTTTTACGTAGACTGCGGACCGCCCACTTACGCATTTAGTCCCTGTGGACATATGGCTACAGAGAAAACTGTCAA ATACTGGGAAAAAGTAGCCATTCCACACGGCACAAACGGCTATATCGCGATCTGTCCCTTCTGCGCGGTACCGCTCGAGGGAACGCCAGGATAtgtaaaactaatttttcagGATAatgtagattga
- the Pli gene encoding protein pellino isoform X4, producing the protein MLWLSDGGSSESPLLVEEGETVGAPHSPRNIHSHSHSHGNPHRSHSYHHEKPKQLVKYGELVILGYNGYLPPGDRGRRRSKFVLYKRPVPNGVKRSKHYIVKTPHSSQAILNTKQHSISYTLSRTQAVIVEYTEDEKTDMFQIGRSSESPIDFVVMDTCAGGGDGGPANEGRVAQSTISRFACRILADRSDPRVARIYAAGFDSSRNIFLGEKATKWQENREIDGLTTNGVLIMHPRGQFCGGEAQCGFWREVSVGGGVFSLRESRSAQQKGNVVEDESNVLQDGTLIDLCGATLLWRSAEGLAKSPTKQDLEELVDAINAGRPQCPVGLNTLVIPRKAASDSTQQQPYVYLKCGHVQGHHDWGQEKDKVTRRCPMCLVAGAVVKLSMGIEPAFYVDCGPPTYAFSPCGHMATEKTVKYWEKVAIPHGTNGYIAICPFCAVPLEGTPGYVKLIFQDNVD; encoded by the exons ATCCGACGGCGGTAGTAGCGAGAGCCCATTGCTCGTGGAAGAAGGTGAGACAGTCGGTGCACCTCACAGTCCACGCAATATACACAGTCACAGCCATTCACATGGCAATCCACACCGATCTCACAGTTATCATCATGAAAAGCCCAAACAATTAGTGAAATACGGCGAACTAGTTATACTTGG GTACAATGGCTACCTTCCACCTGGTGATAGGGGAAGAAGGAGAAGTAAATTCGTATTATACAAAAGACCCGTGCCAAATGGTGTTAAACGTAGCAAGCACTACATCGTTAAAACGCCCCACAGTTCGCAAGCCATTCTCAACACGAAGCAGCACTCGATTTCGTACACACTCTCCCGGACACAGGCTGTTATTGTCGAATACACGGAAGATGAAAAAACGGACATGTTTCAG ATCGGTCGTTCGTCCGAGTCGCCAATCGATTTCGTAGTGATGGACACGTGTGCGGGCGGTGGCGACGGCGGGCCTGCTAACGAAGGACGCGTCGCCCAAAGCACCATCAGCAGGTTCGCTTGTCGAATCCTGGCGGACCGATCGGACCCTAGAGTCGCCAGGATCTATGCCGCGGGCTTCGACAGTTCGAGGAACATATTTTTAGGG GAAAAAGCAACCAAATGGCAGGAAAATCGCGAGATCGATGGACTTACGACAAACGGAGTCCTGATAATGCATCCGCGGGGCCAGTTCTGTGGTGGTGAGGCCCAATGCGGTTTCTGGCGGGAAGTTAGCGTAGGTGGCGGAGTTTTCTCGCTCAGAGAAAGTAGGAGCGCTCAGCAGAAGGGTAATGTCGTGGAAGATGAGAGCAATGTTCTGCAAGATGGTACTCTCATCGACCTCTGTGGCGCTACTTTGCTCTGGCGATCAGCCGAAGGCCTCGCGAAGTCTCCG ACGAAACAGGATCTAGAGGAATTAGTTGACGCTATAAACGCCGGCAGGCCGCAGTGCCCTGTGGGCTTGAACACCTTGGTCATACCACGCAAAGCAGCTTCGGATTCGACGCAGCAGCAGCCATACGTTTACCTTAAATGCGGTCATGTACAAGGGCATCACGATTGGGGCCAGGAAAAGGATAAGGTTACGAGAAGGTGTCCCATGTGCCTTGTCGCAGGGGCGGTAGTCAAATTGTCTATGGGAATAGAGCCTGCCTTTTACGTAGACTGCGGACCGCCCACTTACGCATTTAGTCCCTGTGGACATATGGCTACAGAGAAAACTGTCAA ATACTGGGAAAAAGTAGCCATTCCACACGGCACAAACGGCTATATCGCGATCTGTCCCTTCTGCGCGGTACCGCTCGAGGGAACGCCAGGATAtgtaaaactaatttttcagGATAatgtagattga
- the Pli gene encoding protein pellino isoform X1 has translation MASLALDTDASDEFGSRSDGGSSESPLLVEEGETVGAPHSPRNIHSHSHSHGNPHRSHSYHHEKPKQLVKYGELVILGYNGYLPPGDRGRRRSKFVLYKRPVPNGVKRSKHYIVKTPHSSQAILNTKQHSISYTLSRTQAVIVEYTEDEKTDMFQIGRSSESPIDFVVMDTCAGGGDGGPANEGRVAQSTISRFACRILADRSDPRVARIYAAGFDSSRNIFLGEKATKWQENREIDGLTTNGVLIMHPRGQFCGGEAQCGFWREVSVGGGVFSLRESRSAQQKGNVVEDESNVLQDGTLIDLCGATLLWRSAEGLAKSPTKQDLEELVDAINAGRPQCPVGLNTLVIPRKAASDSTQQQPYVYLKCGHVQGHHDWGQEKDKVTRRCPMCLVAGAVVKLSMGIEPAFYVDCGPPTYAFSPCGHMATEKTVKYWEKVAIPHGTNGYIAICPFCAVPLEGTPGYVKLIFQDNVD, from the exons ATCCGACGGCGGTAGTAGCGAGAGCCCATTGCTCGTGGAAGAAGGTGAGACAGTCGGTGCACCTCACAGTCCACGCAATATACACAGTCACAGCCATTCACATGGCAATCCACACCGATCTCACAGTTATCATCATGAAAAGCCCAAACAATTAGTGAAATACGGCGAACTAGTTATACTTGG GTACAATGGCTACCTTCCACCTGGTGATAGGGGAAGAAGGAGAAGTAAATTCGTATTATACAAAAGACCCGTGCCAAATGGTGTTAAACGTAGCAAGCACTACATCGTTAAAACGCCCCACAGTTCGCAAGCCATTCTCAACACGAAGCAGCACTCGATTTCGTACACACTCTCCCGGACACAGGCTGTTATTGTCGAATACACGGAAGATGAAAAAACGGACATGTTTCAG ATCGGTCGTTCGTCCGAGTCGCCAATCGATTTCGTAGTGATGGACACGTGTGCGGGCGGTGGCGACGGCGGGCCTGCTAACGAAGGACGCGTCGCCCAAAGCACCATCAGCAGGTTCGCTTGTCGAATCCTGGCGGACCGATCGGACCCTAGAGTCGCCAGGATCTATGCCGCGGGCTTCGACAGTTCGAGGAACATATTTTTAGGG GAAAAAGCAACCAAATGGCAGGAAAATCGCGAGATCGATGGACTTACGACAAACGGAGTCCTGATAATGCATCCGCGGGGCCAGTTCTGTGGTGGTGAGGCCCAATGCGGTTTCTGGCGGGAAGTTAGCGTAGGTGGCGGAGTTTTCTCGCTCAGAGAAAGTAGGAGCGCTCAGCAGAAGGGTAATGTCGTGGAAGATGAGAGCAATGTTCTGCAAGATGGTACTCTCATCGACCTCTGTGGCGCTACTTTGCTCTGGCGATCAGCCGAAGGCCTCGCGAAGTCTCCG ACGAAACAGGATCTAGAGGAATTAGTTGACGCTATAAACGCCGGCAGGCCGCAGTGCCCTGTGGGCTTGAACACCTTGGTCATACCACGCAAAGCAGCTTCGGATTCGACGCAGCAGCAGCCATACGTTTACCTTAAATGCGGTCATGTACAAGGGCATCACGATTGGGGCCAGGAAAAGGATAAGGTTACGAGAAGGTGTCCCATGTGCCTTGTCGCAGGGGCGGTAGTCAAATTGTCTATGGGAATAGAGCCTGCCTTTTACGTAGACTGCGGACCGCCCACTTACGCATTTAGTCCCTGTGGACATATGGCTACAGAGAAAACTGTCAA ATACTGGGAAAAAGTAGCCATTCCACACGGCACAAACGGCTATATCGCGATCTGTCCCTTCTGCGCGGTACCGCTCGAGGGAACGCCAGGATAtgtaaaactaatttttcagGATAatgtagattga